The genomic region AGGCGCTGCTGATCGTCGAGATCACGTCCAAGGGGAACGCTCGGGAGGACAGGACGAAGAAGTACCGTGCCTATGCGCGGGCAGGCGTCCCCATCTACCTGCTGATCGACCGCTTCGACACGCGAGGTGCGATGGCCACGCTGTTCACCGAGCCGAACGAGGACGGAACGTACAAGCGTTCCGACGCCGTGCCCTTCGGGAAGCCGCTCCCGCTGCCCGAACCCTTCGCAGTCACCCTGCTCACGGGGGACTTTCCGGGCTGAACAACAGCAAGGCCGGCTCCGTGACGGGAGCCGACCCTGCCTCTGATCATGGTGCGCTGTGCGCCGAGGTCACATGATGCGGTAGCTGTCGTAGTAGCCGCCGACCTGTGCGTGGTAACCCGGGTCGTTCGTGTGGTTGTGCTTGTCGAACACCGGGGAGTCCTTTATCTGGTCCCTGGTGAGGTCGACGAATATCGTCTTGTGCTCCGTGTCGATCCCCTTGACCGTGCCCGCCGGAAGCAGCACGGTCCTGCCGAAGATCCAGACGCCGGTGTCGACGACCAGGTAGGCCGAGCCCACCTCGTCGGAGTGCTTGTCGACCTTGCCGATGCTTCCGTCCGTCGCCTCGACCGAGAATCCGGTCAGGTCGGCGCCCGCGGTGTGACCGCTCGTGGGCTGGTAGCCCCACAGGTTGTCGCTCATTTACGGCTCCTTCCTCGACGGTTTCATTCGGTACGGCGAATCCCATCGTGTGAGGACGAGTGCCGCTCACTATTTCGGCTGCCCGCACTTTTCCGGTCCACACCCTGTGAATTGGATGGGCGTAGAAAAACGCGGGTGGCGCGGGACCCGAAGGTCCCGCGCCACCCGCGTCACTGCTGGTCGGGGCGGTCTACCAGCGATACCACCGGCCCCGCTTGCCACCGCTGGCCGCCGGGCGGACGAAGAATCCGATCAGCCAGACAACGAGTACGATCACCGCGATCCACCACAGTGCCTTGAGTGCGAAACCGGCACCGAAAAGGATCAGAGCGAGCAGAAGAACGAGAAGCAGGGGAACCATTGTTATCAACCTCCGACCCCCTAGTGCCCGAAAGAATTTCCCTTACACACCGGCCCACCACACTTGGTGGATCGTTGGGAGATCGGGGACGGGAGGGTGGTTGATATGTGCTGGTTTGGTGGACCGTAACTTCCCGATGACGGGTCAGACGCCCGCCGGTTCCTTCGCCGGGGTGCCGCCGGGGGGCGCCGCCGGGCCGGTGGCCGCGACCGTCGACGCGGCCGGTTCCTGGGAGACGTTGAACTCCTCCAGCAGCGCCTTGCTGAAGCCGAAGAAGTACGTCGCCACGAAGCCCGCGACGTAGCCGACGAGCAGACCGCCCGCGTAGATCGCGATCGTGGAGCCGAGGCCGTGGTTGCCGTCGAGCAGCGGGAACAGGGCCCAGCCGGACGGGCCGATGGCCGTCGAGCCGACCGAGTCGCCGAGCTGGTTGAACAGGCCCACGAAGCCGCCGCCGAACGCGCCGCCCACACAGGCCGTGATGAAGGGGCGGCCCAGGGGGAGCGAGACGCCGTAGATCAGGGGCTCGCCGACGCCCAGGAGGCCTGCGGGCATGGCGGACCTGATGGTCTTGCGGATCGACTCGTTGCGCGGGAGGCGGAGGTAGACCGCTGCCGCCGCGCCGACCTGGCCGGCTCCGGCCATCGCGAGGATCGGGAGCAGGACCGTGAAGCCCTGCTGCTCGATCAGCGTCGTGTGGATCGGGATCAGGGCCTGGTGCAGGCCCAGCATCACCAGGGGGAGGAAGAAGCCGCCGAGCAGGAAGCCCGCGCCCGCGCCGCCCGTGGAGAGCAGCCAGTCGGCGAACGTGCCGATGGCGGAGGAGACCTCACCGGCCACGTACATCAGGCCGAAGATCGTGACGAGGCCGGAGATCAGGACCGTCAGGGTCGGGGTGACCAGGACGTCCAGGGCTTCCGGCACCCAGCGGCGGCACCACTTCTCGACGTACACCGCGAGGACCGCCGCGCCCAGGGCGCCGAGGACGCCGCCCTGGCCGGGGGAGAGGGTCTGGCCGAAGGCGTCGATGTTCGCGACGCCGGGGAAGACGATGATCGCCGCGACCGCACCGCCCAGGATCGGCGTACCGCCGAACTCCTTCGCCGTGTTGTAGCCGACGAAGACCGCGATCAGGGCCATGAAGCCGGAGGCCATCGCCGCCAGGGCGGGGGTGACCGAGGGCAGCCAGCCGAGGTTCACCAGGAGGCCGTTGAGGCCGGCGATGATGCCGCAGCCGATCAGGGCGGGGATCAGCGGGACGAAGATGTTCGCGATCTTGCGCAGGAACAGCTTGAACGGGGTGGAGTTCTTCGCCTTCTGCTGCGCCTTGAGGGAAGCGCCCTTGTCGGCGAGCTCCTCGGCCGTGCGGGCGGGGGCGGGCGCGGGGGTGCCGGACGCCCGGCCCTCCTCGACCAGCTGCTCGAACTCGGGGGTGACCCGGGCGACGGTGCCCGGGCCGAGGACGATCTGGTAGGTGTCGTCCTCGACCACGCCCATCACGGCGGGGACCGCCTTGAGGGCCTCGTCGTCCACGAGGGAACGGTCGTGCAGGCCCAGCCGGAGCCGGGTCATGCAGTGGGCGATCGAGCTGACGTTCGCGGCGCCACCGACAAGCGGCAGGATCGCGGCGGCAGTGGCGCGGTTCTTGTCTTCAGTAGCCATGGTGCGTGGTGCCTTGCTGTGCGGGGAGTGGTGCGTCAGGTGGTTCGGACGGCCGCGAGTGCGGCGCGGAGGTGACCGTCGGAGTCGGCCAGGAGCGTGGCGGCGGTGGGGCCGTCGACCCCGCCGAGGATGGCGAGGATGGCGTTCTTCACCTCGCCGTCGGTGGCGGCGAGCGCCGCCTCGATCTCCTTGTCGGAGGCGCCGGTGGCGAGGGAGACGATCCGCCGGGAGCGGGCGCGCAGCTTCTCGTTGGAAGCGCGCACGTCGACCATGAGATTCCCGTACGTCTTGCCGAGCCGGATCATGGTGATCGTCGAGAGCATGTTCAGGACGAGCTTCTGCGCCGTGCCCGCCTTGAGACGGGTGGAGCCGGTGAGGAGCTCGGGGCCGACGACGATTTCCAGGCCGTGTTCGGCCGCGGCGGCGAGCGCGGAGTCCGCGTTGCAGGAGAGGCCGATGGTGAGCGCGCCCCTCGTACGGGCGTGCTCGACGGCTCCGATGGCGTACGGCGTGCGGCCGGAGGCGGAGATCCCGACCACGGTGTCGTCGGCGCCGAGGTTCAGTCCGTCGAGGTCGGCGGCGGCCAGTTCCTTGCTGTCCTCGGCGCCCTCGACGGCCGTGACCATGGCGGAGGGGCCGCCCGCGATCAGGCCGATGACCTCGGACGGGTCGGTGTTGAAGGTGGGCGGGCACTCGCTGGCGTCGAGCACACCGAGACGGCCTGCCGTGCCCGCGCCCGCGTAGATCAGCCGGCCGCCGCGCGCCATGCGCTCGGCGACGGCGTCGATCGCGGCGGCGATCTGCGGCAGCTTCTCGGCGACGGCGGCGGGGACGGTGGTGTCCTCGCCGTTCATGATCCGCGCTATGTCCTGCGTGGGGAGCTGGTCGATCTCGGCGAGCTCGGGGCGGAACGCCTCGGTGGTGAGGGTCGCGA from Streptomyces sp. QL37 harbors:
- a CDS encoding PRC-barrel domain-containing protein encodes the protein MSDNLWGYQPTSGHTAGADLTGFSVEATDGSIGKVDKHSDEVGSAYLVVDTGVWIFGRTVLLPAGTVKGIDTEHKTIFVDLTRDQIKDSPVFDKHNHTNDPGYHAQVGGYYDSYRIM
- a CDS encoding hydrophobic protein codes for the protein MVPLLLVLLLALILFGAGFALKALWWIAVIVLVVWLIGFFVRPAASGGKRGRWYRW
- a CDS encoding PTS transporter subunit EIIC; its protein translation is MATEDKNRATAAAILPLVGGAANVSSIAHCMTRLRLGLHDRSLVDDEALKAVPAVMGVVEDDTYQIVLGPGTVARVTPEFEQLVEEGRASGTPAPAPARTAEELADKGASLKAQQKAKNSTPFKLFLRKIANIFVPLIPALIGCGIIAGLNGLLVNLGWLPSVTPALAAMASGFMALIAVFVGYNTAKEFGGTPILGGAVAAIIVFPGVANIDAFGQTLSPGQGGVLGALGAAVLAVYVEKWCRRWVPEALDVLVTPTLTVLISGLVTIFGLMYVAGEVSSAIGTFADWLLSTGGAGAGFLLGGFFLPLVMLGLHQALIPIHTTLIEQQGFTVLLPILAMAGAGQVGAAAAVYLRLPRNESIRKTIRSAMPAGLLGVGEPLIYGVSLPLGRPFITACVGGAFGGGFVGLFNQLGDSVGSTAIGPSGWALFPLLDGNHGLGSTIAIYAGGLLVGYVAGFVATYFFGFSKALLEEFNVSQEPAASTVAATGPAAPPGGTPAKEPAGV
- the murQ gene encoding N-acetylmuramic acid 6-phosphate etherase, with the translated sequence MTSTTDANADEATPGGYGELRAQLATLTTEAFRPELAEIDQLPTQDIARIMNGEDTTVPAAVAEKLPQIAAAIDAVAERMARGGRLIYAGAGTAGRLGVLDASECPPTFNTDPSEVIGLIAGGPSAMVTAVEGAEDSKELAAADLDGLNLGADDTVVGISASGRTPYAIGAVEHARTRGALTIGLSCNADSALAAAAEHGLEIVVGPELLTGSTRLKAGTAQKLVLNMLSTITMIRLGKTYGNLMVDVRASNEKLRARSRRIVSLATGASDKEIEAALAATDGEVKNAILAILGGVDGPTAATLLADSDGHLRAALAAVRTT